The following DNA comes from Rhodopseudomonas boonkerdii.
CTATGGATCGCAGCAAGAATTCGCGCCTCGTGCGCAGCCCGCGCGGCACCGAGCTCTCGGCCAAGGACTGGCTGACCGAGGCGCCACTGCGCATGCTGATGAACAACCTGGATCCGGAAGTGGCTGAAAATCCCAACGAGCTCGTGGTCTATGGCGGCATCGGCCGCGCCGCACGCAGCTGGGAAGCCTTCGACCAGATCGTGACGTCGCTGCGCAATCTCGACAATGACGAGACGCTGCTGGTGCAGTCCGGCAAGCCGGTCGGCGTATTTCGCACCCATGCCGACGCGCCGCGCGTGCTGATCGCCAACTCCAATCTCGTGCCGCGCTGGGCCAACTGGGATCACTTCAACGAGCTCGATCGCAAGGGCCTGATGATGTACGGCCAGATGACCGCGGGCTCGTGGATCTATATCGGCTCGCAAGGCATTGTGCAGGGCACCTACGAGACCTTCGTGGAAGCCGGCCGTCAGCACTACAACGGCGATCTCTCCGGCCGCTGGATCCTCACCGCCGGCCTTGGTGGCATGGGCGGTGCACAGCCGCTGGCGGCGACTATGGCAGGCGCTTCGTGTCTCGCCGTCGAGTGCCAGCCGAGCCGTATCGAGATGCGGCTGAAGAGCCACTATCTCGACGTACAAGCAAAGGACCTCGACGACGCGCTGGCGATCATCGAGCAGGCCAAGCAGGACAAGAAACCGATTTCCGTGGGCGTGCTTGGCAATGCCGCCGACATCTTCCCCGAGCTGGTTCGCCGCGGCATCAAGCCGGATATCGTCACCGACCAGACTTCAGCGCACGATCCGGTGAACGGCTATCTGCCGAAAGGATGGACGCTGGCGGAATGGGAGACCAAGCGCAATGACGATCCGGCGGCGGTCGAAAGGGCCTCGCGCAAATCCATGAGCGAGCATGTCCGCGCGATGCTCGACTTCCACAAGATGGGGGTCCCGACGGTCGATTACGGCAACAATATCCGCCAGATGGCGAAGGAAGAGGGTGTCGCCGACGCGTTCGACTTCCCCGGCTTCGTGCCGGCCTATATCCGCCCTCTGTTCTGCCGCGGCATCGGCCCGTTTCGTTGGGCCGCGCTCTCCGGCGACCCCGAAGACATCTACAAGACCGACGGCAAGGTGAAGGAGATCCTCGGGCACAACAAGGCGCTGGTGAACTGGCTCGACATGGCGCGCGAGCGCATCCAGTTCCAGGGTCTGCCGGCGCGCATCTGCTGGGTCGGCCTCGGCGATCGCCATCGCCTCGGCCTCGCCTTCAACGAGATGGTCGCATCGGGCGAGCTCAAAGCGCCGATCGTGATCGGCCGCGATCATCTCGATTCCGGCTCGGTTGCAAGTCCGAACCGCGAGACCGAAGCGATGAAGGACGGCTCCGATGCGGTCTCCGACTGGCCACTGCTCAATGCGCTGCTGAACTGCGCTTCCGGCGCAACCTGGGTGTCACTGCACCACGGCGGCGGCGTCGGCATGGGTTTCTCACAGCATTCCGGCATGGTCATCGTCTGCGACGGCACGCAGGAGGCCGCCAGGCGCCTGGAACGCGTGTTATGGAACGATCCTGCCACCGGCGTGATGCGTCATGCCGATGCCGGCTATGACATCGCTCTCGCCTGTGCCGAAGAACACGGCCTTAACCTGCCATCGTTGAACGCCAAGGGCTGAGCGAGACGAATGCAGATTCTCCGCGCCTCGGACTACAAGACCATGCCATGGAAAAACGGCATGGGCTCGACGACGGAGATCGCGATCCATCCGGCCAATGCAAAACTCGATGACTTCGTGTGGCGCGTCAGTATGGCGCAGATCGCCAGCGACGGCCCGTTCTCATTGTTCGCCGATATCGATCGCACCTTGCTGGTCCTTGAGGGCAATGGCATCGACCTCCGTGTCACCGGGTGCCCGCCGGTACGGATCGATCGTGAGACGATCCACTCTTTCCCTGGCGATCAGCCGACGTCAGCCACATTGGTTGATGGAGAGATCCTCGATCTCAATGTCATGAGCCGGCGCAACAGCGCCTCTCACGATGTGAAACGCATAAAACTCGCACAGCATCGGCATTTTACCGTTTCCACGCAAACGATCCTGATGGTCGAAACAGGCGAGCTCGAAATCGTCGGCCCAACGGCAGCGCCCCTGCTCGGCG
Coding sequences within:
- the hutU gene encoding urocanate hydratase, with product MDRSKNSRLVRSPRGTELSAKDWLTEAPLRMLMNNLDPEVAENPNELVVYGGIGRAARSWEAFDQIVTSLRNLDNDETLLVQSGKPVGVFRTHADAPRVLIANSNLVPRWANWDHFNELDRKGLMMYGQMTAGSWIYIGSQGIVQGTYETFVEAGRQHYNGDLSGRWILTAGLGGMGGAQPLAATMAGASCLAVECQPSRIEMRLKSHYLDVQAKDLDDALAIIEQAKQDKKPISVGVLGNAADIFPELVRRGIKPDIVTDQTSAHDPVNGYLPKGWTLAEWETKRNDDPAAVERASRKSMSEHVRAMLDFHKMGVPTVDYGNNIRQMAKEEGVADAFDFPGFVPAYIRPLFCRGIGPFRWAALSGDPEDIYKTDGKVKEILGHNKALVNWLDMARERIQFQGLPARICWVGLGDRHRLGLAFNEMVASGELKAPIVIGRDHLDSGSVASPNRETEAMKDGSDAVSDWPLLNALLNCASGATWVSLHHGGGVGMGFSQHSGMVIVCDGTQEAARRLERVLWNDPATGVMRHADAGYDIALACAEEHGLNLPSLNAKG
- a CDS encoding HutD/Ves family protein → MQILRASDYKTMPWKNGMGSTTEIAIHPANAKLDDFVWRVSMAQIASDGPFSLFADIDRTLLVLEGNGIDLRVTGCPPVRIDRETIHSFPGDQPTSATLVDGEILDLNVMSRRNSASHDVKRIKLAQHRHFTVSTQTILMVETGELEIVGPTAAPLLGERDAILVDETTPSLTLNGPATAGVIAIQLW